One Deltaproteobacteria bacterium genomic window carries:
- a CDS encoding phosphate ABC transporter ATP-binding protein, producing the protein MSETIKIAAKGVNFYYSEFHALQDITFDMLQHQATALIGPSGCGKSTFLRCINRMNDLIDGTRIEGSLTLDGQDINAADQDVVVLRRRVGMVFQKPNPFPKSIYENVAYGLRVNGVKDREYIDARVEESLKLAALWNEVKDRLDQSGLSLSGGQQQRLCIARAMAVEPEVLLMDEPASALDPIATQKIEELIHELKSRFTIVIVTHSMQQAARVSDRTAFFYMGKLIEVGPTDKLFTRPENKQTEDYITGRFG; encoded by the coding sequence ATGAGTGAAACGATCAAGATAGCGGCCAAGGGCGTCAACTTCTATTATTCGGAGTTCCACGCCCTGCAGGACATCACCTTTGACATGCTCCAGCATCAGGCCACGGCCCTGATCGGCCCGTCGGGGTGCGGCAAATCGACCTTCTTGCGCTGCATCAACCGCATGAACGACCTTATCGATGGCACGCGCATCGAGGGTTCCCTGACCCTGGACGGCCAGGACATCAATGCCGCCGACCAGGACGTGGTCGTGCTGCGCCGCAGGGTGGGCATGGTGTTTCAGAAGCCCAATCCCTTTCCCAAGTCCATCTACGAAAACGTGGCCTATGGCCTGCGCGTCAACGGGGTCAAGGACCGCGAGTATATCGACGCCCGGGTTGAGGAAAGCCTCAAGCTGGCCGCCCTGTGGAACGAGGTCAAGGATCGTCTGGACCAGTCGGGCCTGAGCCTGTCCGGCGGGCAGCAGCAGCGTCTGTGCATCGCCAGGGCCATGGCCGTGGAACCGGAAGTGTTGCTCATGGACGAACCGGCCTCGGCCCTGGACCCCATCGCCACCCAGAAAATCGAGGAACTCATCCATGAGTTGAAGTCCCGGTTCACCATTGTCATTGTCACCCACTCCATGCAGCAGGCGGCCCGCGTGTCCGACCGGACCGCGTTTTTCTACATGGGCAAGTTGATCGAGGTCGGTCCCACGGACAAGCTCTTCACCCGGCCGGAAAACAAACAGACCGAGGACTACATCACCGGACGCTTTGGCTAG
- a CDS encoding response regulator transcription factor yields MAHKIVVIEDEPDIANLLAFHLKSGGYDCFVARDGKKGLHLVQTERPDLVLLDLMLPGLSGTDICKAIKGGSETAHIPIIMLTARGDEVDRILGFELGADDYVVKPFSPRELMLRIKTVLRRNVNTLPKVAHWQRQGLVADFEAFSLMVDGEDAHLTPTEFNLFGEFVRNEGKVLSREQLLAKAWGYEFEGYSRTVDTHVRRLRKKLGPYADWLETVRGIGYRMKREHQADS; encoded by the coding sequence ATGGCTCATAAGATCGTCGTCATCGAGGACGAACCCGATATCGCCAATCTGTTGGCTTTTCATCTCAAGTCCGGAGGGTATGACTGCTTCGTGGCCAGGGACGGGAAAAAAGGACTGCATCTCGTGCAGACGGAGCGGCCCGATCTGGTGCTTTTGGATTTGATGCTGCCCGGCCTGAGCGGCACCGACATCTGCAAGGCCATCAAGGGTGGCTCCGAGACCGCGCACATCCCGATCATCATGCTCACGGCGCGCGGCGACGAGGTGGACCGCATTTTGGGCTTCGAGCTGGGCGCCGACGACTATGTCGTCAAGCCCTTCAGCCCGCGCGAGCTGATGCTGCGCATCAAGACCGTGCTGCGTCGCAACGTGAACACCCTGCCCAAGGTGGCGCATTGGCAGCGGCAGGGGCTGGTCGCGGATTTCGAGGCCTTTTCCCTGATGGTGGATGGCGAGGACGCGCATCTGACGCCCACGGAATTCAATTTGTTCGGGGAATTCGTGCGCAACGAGGGCAAGGTGCTGTCCCGCGAGCAGCTTCTGGCCAAGGCCTGGGGGTATGAGTTCGAGGGGTATTCCCGCACCGTGGACACCCATGTCCGCCGGCTGCGCAAGAAGCTCGGCCCCTATGCCGACTGGCTCGAAACCGTGCGGGGCATCGGCTACCGCATGAAACGTGAACATCAGGCGGATTCATGA
- a CDS encoding HAMP domain-containing protein, whose amino-acid sequence MTVTSFSLRTRLMVAFAVVMLLVLGLPAYYLNQNLTSVITQEARDNVNRDLRAVDWMLVSHRAASLGEIDAAMRELAARMNIRITYVAEDGGVLLDSGVSLDQVGRLENHAARPEVVEALNGTLGMSMRYSDTLGQRLIYAARRSSGQGVIPPGVLRIAQAQTMVRDSLDRLTGRVGWVYLLGVCVAFGLVSLVSRQVAQAIANVAQAAASIGRGETGRRIRLSPGKELVPLVSAFNHMAERVEESMRVITKQKMEGEAVLNGMKAGVIVLDGRGHILRGNYAAQEIFPGLSTFAGKKPMEMSLIRELQAGCDAALERRRGGDFSQVNLVVTLNDGQVFDVSIVPIKGDAELGAIMVFHDITEIKKVERIRRDFVANLSHELRTPLTSIKGYAETLIGLDAHDPEQAKAFLEVILRNANHMNTMLDELLQLSKLEHGKQRVDMVAVEPFSALYSAWKSCQPLRREVDFVNEVAEGGPAVRGNFEQVVQVFRNVLENALKYVPEDAPRIRVFSRREGNMLNICIEDNGPGIPVEDQGRIFERFYRVEKDRNSAVGGTGLGLAICRHILAGHNGAITVQSPVPETGVGSRFIIGLPLAGQPSEE is encoded by the coding sequence ATGACAGTGACCTCTTTTTCCCTGCGAACCCGGCTCATGGTGGCTTTCGCGGTCGTCATGCTGTTGGTTCTGGGCCTGCCAGCCTATTATCTCAATCAGAACCTGACCTCGGTCATCACCCAGGAGGCCCGGGACAATGTCAACCGGGATCTGCGGGCCGTGGACTGGATGCTGGTCTCCCATCGGGCCGCGAGCCTGGGCGAGATCGACGCCGCCATGCGCGAGCTGGCGGCGCGCATGAACATCCGCATCACCTATGTCGCCGAGGACGGAGGGGTTCTGCTGGATTCAGGCGTGTCCCTGGACCAGGTCGGCCGGTTGGAGAATCATGCCGCGCGGCCGGAGGTGGTCGAGGCCTTGAACGGCACCCTTGGGATGAGCATGCGCTACAGCGACACGCTCGGCCAGCGCCTGATTTACGCGGCCCGGCGCTCCAGCGGCCAGGGCGTGATTCCGCCGGGCGTGTTGCGCATCGCCCAGGCCCAGACCATGGTCCGCGATTCCCTGGATCGTCTGACCGGGCGGGTTGGCTGGGTTTACCTGCTTGGCGTGTGCGTGGCCTTTGGTCTGGTGTCCCTGGTTTCGAGACAGGTGGCCCAGGCCATCGCCAACGTGGCCCAGGCCGCCGCGTCCATCGGTCGCGGCGAGACCGGGCGGCGCATCCGGCTGTCCCCCGGCAAGGAATTGGTCCCGTTGGTCTCGGCGTTCAACCATATGGCCGAGCGCGTGGAGGAGAGCATGCGGGTCATCACCAAGCAGAAGATGGAGGGCGAGGCCGTGCTGAACGGCATGAAGGCCGGGGTCATCGTGCTCGATGGCCGGGGACATATCCTGCGCGGCAACTACGCGGCCCAGGAGATTTTTCCCGGATTGTCCACCTTCGCCGGCAAGAAGCCCATGGAGATGTCGCTCATCCGGGAATTGCAGGCCGGGTGCGACGCGGCCCTGGAGCGGCGTCGGGGCGGGGATTTTTCCCAGGTCAATCTGGTCGTGACCCTGAACGATGGCCAGGTCTTCGACGTGTCCATCGTGCCCATCAAGGGCGACGCCGAACTGGGCGCGATCATGGTTTTCCACGACATCACCGAGATCAAGAAGGTGGAGCGCATCCGGCGGGATTTCGTGGCCAACTTGTCCCACGAACTGCGCACGCCCCTGACTTCCATCAAGGGCTACGCCGAGACCCTGATCGGCCTCGACGCCCATGATCCGGAGCAGGCCAAGGCCTTCCTGGAGGTGATCCTGCGCAACGCCAACCACATGAACACCATGCTCGACGAACTTTTGCAGCTCTCCAAGCTGGAGCATGGCAAGCAGCGGGTGGACATGGTCGCCGTGGAGCCGTTCTCGGCCCTGTATTCGGCCTGGAAGAGTTGTCAGCCTTTGCGCCGCGAGGTCGATTTCGTGAACGAGGTGGCCGAGGGCGGTCCGGCCGTGCGCGGCAATTTCGAGCAGGTTGTCCAGGTTTTTCGCAATGTCTTGGAAAATGCCCTCAAATACGTGCCCGAGGACGCCCCGCGCATCCGCGTCTTTTCCCGACGCGAGGGGAACATGCTGAACATCTGTATCGAGGACAACGGGCCAGGCATCCCGGTCGAGGACCAGGGGCGCATTTTCGAGCGCTTCTACCGCGTCGAAAAGGACCGCAACAGCGCCGTCGGCGGCACGGGTCTGGGCCTGGCCATCTGCCGGCACATCCTGGCCGGACACAATGGCGCGATCACGGTCCAGAGTCCGGTGCCGGAAACCGGCGTCGGCTCCAGGTTCATCATCGGCTTGCCCCTGGCCGGGCAGCCTTCAGAGGAATAA
- the phoU gene encoding phosphate signaling complex protein PhoU, translating into MYTHLHEELENLKLKVLNMVALTEEAVAKAIKAYADKDLYLAEEVQDGDVHINRLEVEIDELGLKLLALDQPVAGDLRFILGCMRISAELERIADEAVNIAERSIMLSSRPPLPFHDAVREMGGKALAMLQHAAHAFTSGNVEEALQVCRLDSEVDVLNHKNMRAVIEYMVKDNPAIERSVHTIILIRRLERIGDLATNIAESVVFIEQGVNIKHKAYFDER; encoded by the coding sequence ATGTACACCCATCTGCATGAAGAATTGGAAAATCTGAAATTAAAGGTCCTGAACATGGTCGCCCTGACCGAGGAAGCCGTGGCCAAGGCCATCAAGGCCTATGCGGACAAGGATCTGTATCTGGCCGAGGAGGTGCAGGACGGCGATGTGCATATCAACCGCCTGGAAGTGGAGATCGACGAGCTGGGCCTGAAGCTCCTGGCCCTGGACCAGCCCGTGGCCGGTGATTTGCGGTTTATCCTGGGCTGCATGCGCATCAGCGCCGAGCTGGAGCGCATCGCCGACGAGGCCGTGAACATCGCCGAGCGGTCCATCATGCTCAGTTCGCGGCCGCCCCTGCCGTTTCATGACGCCGTGCGCGAGATGGGCGGCAAGGCCCTGGCCATGCTCCAGCACGCGGCCCACGCCTTTACCTCCGGCAATGTGGAAGAGGCCCTGCAGGTCTGCCGGCTGGACAGCGAGGTGGACGTGCTCAACCACAAGAACATGCGCGCGGTCATCGAATACATGGTCAAGGATAACCCGGCCATCGAACGCTCCGTGCATACCATCATCCTCATCCGCCGCCTGGAGCGCATTGGCGACCTCGCCACCAATATCGCCGAGTCCGTGGTCTTCATCGAACAGGGCGTGAACATCAAGCACAAGGCCTATTTCGACGAGCGCTAG